The genomic region CTAAGTTGTGAACTCTTTAGGATAGGGACCTAGTATTGACCTCTGTCTTTAAAGTACTGTAGAAATAGCAGCTATGTTGCAGGAATGGCAGATGGAAAATTACCTTTCTGTTGTTCTAGGGATAGCATGGCTACAGTCCAAACTGCTATTGAAAGAGAGAAAGATTATGATGGCAGCACTGATGAGGAATGTGAAAATTTAGCACAGCCCTCTACATTAGCATCAGGTAAGATAGAATATATTGTGCTTATTGGTGATATCACGAGTAGGCCAATTACTTTACATGAATAAACTATAATGAAGATAAAACACTACCTGACAAATTGCTTTGTGACAAGCcaatttacaagcattaaaaaaatagcCCTCTATTGAAGCAGTGTATAATGCTGACATTTCAAATTAAAGAAAGGAAGTTTTAAAAAGCATGTAGTGTAAATGAAGGAAATGTCATTGTTTATGAAATGACAAATTACATACTTTGCATAACTAATAGCCATTTTACAGCTTGTGAACTGTcaacaattacattttaaattccAGGAATCATTATGAACACGTGAAGATTGCTGTGATTTAAAATGTAATTGCTAACAGTTcatagtctgtttttttttttaaaaaaaaaaggttttaactTCATCAGGAGAGTTTTTTGCTCTATTTTTGTATTGCACAATTGGAGCAAAACTATTTTTATAACATCCAGCAGAATTCACTGAAATTTACTGGGATGCTTTAGTTGAGTGTGAAAATTAAGTTGAATAATCTGCCTAGGACTGAAGAAGTGGGAGTACATGGTATAGGGATTGTCCATTTCACAATACACTGTATAAAACTTTGCATCATACGAATTTTCAGCTTGGTGTGCCCTCTACTCTTTGTAGAGGAAATGCTGTCAGGGAATAAAGACTGCCTTACACTGACAGGTACCACATACTTAAGGATTTCCCTTCAGGATTATTGGTTTTCTGTGGTTTCTCTCACCCGAGCCATTTATCTCTACTATAGGGTAAGATAATCAAAGAAAGATAAAAGCAGATAACTGACTTAGTGCACATGCttgttgtcttcagtgggagctgaggtcAGCACCATAACATGATTAGTCTCCAACTCTGTAGTATTGGTGTACAGGTTTTTTGAAGACCTTCTACCACAATTGACATAGATAATAGATTTAGAAAGTAGCCAGCCTTGTAGCACACATTTAAGTGAAGAAACAATGTGAAGTGCAGACACTATCCAAAGAAATAATTTTTTGTTGACTAGCTGGTAGTGATAAGGTATCTGTTTAATAGACAATTCTTTGCTTTCAATCTGTATTTCATCGTGGCACAAACAGTGTCTTGAGGAATACTTCATTTAGTAAAATGGCACGGAGAAGGGAAAGGACTTCAGTTATCAACTTTTTGCTAGATCCAGTAATAATTAAGCTGCTAGATAGCATTTttatgacaagtttcagagtaacagccgtgttagtctgtatccgcaaaaagaagaacaggagtacttgtggcaccttagagactaacaaatttattagagcataagctttcgtggactacagcccacttcttcggatgcatatgcatatatgcatccgaagaagtgggctgtagtccacgaaagcttatgctctaataaatttgttagtctctaaggtgccacaagtactcctgttcttatttttatGACAGACATCTGTGTAGCATTTCCTTTAACTGCCGAGCATGAGAGACTGAACTTGATGCCTGAATTTGTAGGGAGAATAGCACATGCATAATCTTTTGAGCTATGAAACATGTTCACTCCATTTGCCTGTGAAAGTCAGATATATTCAGAATTGCTTTCTATGAATAAGCAGAGAAAATAACATGAACATAATGTTCAGGTAACAAACAGTTTCAAAGTAATGCGTTTAAAAAGTCAAGTTTTTCATAGTAATGTTAACTCTGTGACACTGAACATCTAGTAAAGTTGGGGCCAGATAATGCTTCCTGGTTCTGGGCACAACAGGTTTCCTCCATACATGGTCTACCCTTCCCACAAGGAAGAAGTGTACATATGCCTCTGCAGTATTTCCCTCCTTTCCCAGTGCCCTACTCAAGCCTTTTCACCTTTCCAGGGATCTAtgctgggggatgggtggggactGAATGAACcctggggaggaggtgagtgGTTCAGGGATGAGgtttggggagagaagggaagatGCACACAGTCCATCTTCAGGCTCCATAGACCTTAGGCCTAAAAGATGATGCTTTCCCAGACTGTATTATCTTCTCCTTGTAACACCCACTCCTTGGAGCAAACACCtacgtttatttttttaataacgtTTTCTTATGTTTCCTGTGTAGTTGGGGTGGAAAGTTGCTGCAACACTGTCAAGGCTCCTAAGCTGTTACAGCTGCTTAGTGCTTCTGTCCTTGGAGCTCTGGTGTTATCAGCACTAGCAGAGAGCGCAGACTGCTAATTCAGCAGACCTCGATGTTATTCCTAGGGAAAGACCACAGGCACAGTTCAGTGACAAAGGGACTTGGGAAGGTTTACTGTCCTCAAGGCACAGTCCTAACGACTTGCACAACTTGTACAAGTACATTCACCCATGAGTGCCCCATGGCAAGGAGCGGCACAGTCAGCAGTGGTAGTTTTTGCTGTCCATTCGGCCACACAAGGCGAGGTACACtgacatttatagactgagacaaacaactgGGATAAACAAGTTATGTAGCACCTTGCATATTTCATGGCATTTGTTTGTTACTTTCACTTGTACCTTGTCCTGATATCTTggacaaaacatccctattcattatTCTATCAAACGATCTTATCTTGTACTAGATTGGGGTGTATCTATACTAGCCTTCTGaaatatatttatgtaaatatcTAGTGCCTAGTACTTCTTAGGAACACCTATGTTTTAGCAATGTTAGAGGCAACTTTGTTAAGTTCATGTATTGgacagtgaacttgtaagcatttactttaatacatggcctgactttggcTCACAGCATGTGGTTTAGGCATCAGGTTTTGCACCAGGGCCAGTACTCCAGGCTCTGTCTCTCTATTACATCCTgttcaattatttatttatttacattttcctcCCATTTAGATCTGGAATTTAACATTGCATGGGTAACAGTAGAGTCACAGAATAAAACAAGCTCCTGTATCTTCCACAAAATATAAGATATATTGATCTTATGAGGTTTGTGTCAGGGTCCCTTCCTTGCAACAGTTTGATAACCTGTAGAAATCTAGGTCTTTCCATTGTTTGCAATAAAAATATTGGACAGTGCAAGCCTACATGATCTATAGAATATTTTATAACTGCAGTGCCTAATTCATGGCTCTTGGCCAGCatcaacagaaatatccaaacaTTTTTCCTCAAATCTACACAACATTAAGTTAACACTTTGTgttttaaaaagtgacaattATGGTTGGCTTAGAAGGCATATTAATATAAGGCAAACACAGAACCCTCAGATATAGTTGAGAAGTATAGCTTCATAAAACATTGTATGTTACTTCTAGACTGCAAAAATATATCCACCCATTTGTCCCTGGTGAGTGGGAAATGTACCTGGAGAGTTGGTGAATGTAGCAGACACAAAATGAGAAGAAGATCATCAGTTTCATAAGGGCGCAATAGCTTTTGAGTAGCAGCTGTATTATACAGACCAGTGTCTTGCAAATTTCACTGTGGTGCTACTGCAAAATGCTCCACCGGTGAAGGAGAAGACTAGAGTCTCCCCTTCCATTGCAAAGCACTCCAGTAGTGGAAGAATGAATTTCTGTTTTACTTGCTGTTTCTGAAGTGCATAGAATTCCAACTGCACCCAGGAGAAATTTACAATATTGTGGTCACTTTCATTGCTATTGCTCACACAGCTATTAGGTATCAATGAATGTGATGAGAATCTGGCACCTTATTGACTCAGTGCTAATGCTGCCGGTGTGCTGAGATGACTGCCTGtgatgctgaccaatattgtctcattgtttcctggtATTCCCccccatctatctgtctatccatcTCCAGGGGTGGggagttgtatgggcccgtggtgcccgggctccagcaatattcagggcccaggggcccggAACCACtaatgtttggggctgggtctctcctcggccccgcctgctgcccccacacgcctcccccgagtgtcccctggccccacttgctgcccccgcgCACCCCCTCCCCGGgccctggagcctgcagctcatgctgactgctctgccagctccccgcatcaactgctgccgcagggtcctagtgccccccccccccatccactaatggcagggtaggctgcccttaccctgtccttctgccctagccctgagcctctccaacgccccaaacccctcatccctagccagagccctcatcccctctgcaccctaatcctctgctccagccctgagccccctcctgcatcatgaacccctcatccccagccccaccccacaccccaaccctctgccctagccctgagccccctcccaaacccctcatcctaagccccatagccctcacccctgcaccccctcctatccccaaactctctcccagagccagcaccccccctTTCCACACACCCCGTCCTgcccccaaattccctcccagagcctgcacaccagccctctgcactccctcccagagcctgcactcctcaccccctcctgcaccaccaccccttgccccagcccacagcctgcacccatcatcacctcctgcacccccaccccctgtcccagcctgaaGCCTACACCCAGCACCCAAGCTCCATCCCAAAGCGTGCACCCCAGACTCCTTCCAAgggcctgcaccctgaacccctcctgcaccctaatccccagcacagggcctgcaccccagacctcctccccccacccaaactccctcccagagccttaggaaGGTGGGAGGCGGGGTTTATGGGGGGGgtcaggttctgggcaccaccaaaatttctacaaacctgccacccctgtccATCTCTTGTctgatacttagattgtaagttctttgggtgGATAGGGACCACCTTTTGGTTCTGTTTgtagagcacctagcacaatggggtccatgactagggttcctaAGTGCAcggtaattaaaataataaataataataatatgtaagTACATTGATGGtgcagcaggctccctacctggctccacaccTTTCCCCTCTCAGCAGCAGCAGATGCGCAATGGAAGCTGCAaagctggtgctctgggcggaGGCAgcccacagagctgcctggccacacctccgcctaggagctgagtgagggggatgttgccacttccagggagcctcCTGGGTAACTGCCACCCAGAGTCTgcctcaccccatcccatgccccaattccctgcccccccacacccaaactctgctgctgctgggcagtGGGCCGCAGTGCCCTGAGATTTCTCCAGCAGAGACTGGTGCCTGagctgccctctggccaggtgCACTGGCCACTGAAGAAGTAaaggaggtcacggaaagtcacagaatccgtgagctctgtgacaaactcacagccttactTATGATCAACAAGGTGATATAGTCCCAGCGTCTTTTTGGACTCATTAGTGCTTCTAGCAGATAGCAACAGtggtaaaaaaaaatacttttttccccatcttttgcTTGCCAAGAGACTGTGTTTGTTCTCTGATTAAGACCAAGTGTACTGATCCACAGTGGTCAACTTCAGGTTGTACTATTATCATATACTCTACCAGAGACTAACTGAGTAGGCCCACAAGGAAGCTTCAGCCCCTTCCAgtgggctctcaacctttccaaactcctctgtccctttcaggagtctgatttgtcttgcgtacccccaagtttcacctcatttaaaaactacttgcttacaaaatcagtcataaaaatgcaaaagtgtcacagaatgctattactgaaaaattgctgactttctcattctTGCCATacgattataaaataaatcaattggaatataaatattgtacttacatttcagtgtatagtatttagagcagtataaacaagtccttttctttatgaaattttagtctgtactgacttcgctagtgctttccatgtagcctgttgtaaaactagggaaatatctggatgagttgatgtaccccaggaagagctctgcataccctcaggggtacacatacccatGGTGCCTTAGCCCACCTTCTAGACACGGATAATCCAGAGCACAACATAACTTGCCAACCACTCCTTTGAAGTGATGCTCACTTTGAACATCCCCTTTGAAGGGGATGTTCAGATCTCCGATGGTGCTATCTTATTTAGCTGGTTGTGAAGGAAACGAGACAATAGTGCACTGATTTATAGTGTAAACACGATCTCCTTCACTAGAAGGGCTAAATATATGGTTTTGGTCTGGATTGTGAACCCCTTACTCACATTGGGGAACTGCTACTCCCATAAGCAGATATCAGAGAAACTACTTATGGGAGTAACTGCTCCATATTCTGAGCGGGGTTTACAATCATGTTTAAATGGAAGCTTATGTTCTGCAGCACACAGGCAACTCTATGGAAAGAACCTGTATCCACTGAATCCTCAGATTTTCCTGTAAATTTCTATAGAATTTGCTTATGAGCACACATTTAGAGGCAGTCGTAGTAAACTTAGTCTAATGCCCAAAATAAATAATAGCGAGCATCTTGCCATTTTCCAGTGTTGtaaaatgcaaatgttttcaGCCCTCTCACTCAGGTTCCTGTTTTGGGGATTACATGTTGTGCCTTCTTGAGGCTATGGCCCTTTACATTTAATTAGTTCTCTTGTGTAGTCCAAGCCACCAATGGCTTGATGCTGCTCTGGTTATTAAGCTTTGATCcaagttattaaaaaaatgtCTATTATAACAGCACCcaactgtgctgctgctgttaaaatgCCGTCTGTCAGGGCTTCTCTCTTAAAGCCTATTTTAAGGAGTTTAGAACTTGGTCATTTTAATTCATTTCAAGCTGAaatgattccccctccccacccccaccccaaaatagaTGCAATTGGAATTGGTttgtcctttcttttcttttctttgtttttaaatgaagcaaatcagatttttcttttgattttagaTGCATTTTCCTTAAATTGTAGTGAAAATCTACTTTCAACTGTAACCTGACATTTGGAAGCACTTTGGGTTTACATTTGTAAAACTGCTTCCCATCTGTGTAGTACACCAGGTCTTTGATTCAAAATGCAGACACAGTGCTGCTTTCACAAACTTGGTATTTTCTTTTCTCAATCCTATTGTTCCAAATGTTGCATTAGGGAAGGAGTTAATATAAAATAGCTATATTAACATTTGAAAACAGCCTACTCTGCATCCACCTGTCACTTCTATTGCACATTCCTTATTATATCGATATTAACATTGTGGTATAATTGAAAGTCCTAATCTCTGAATGAGCTATTGCAGGCTGTTGAATAAATCTACTAGAACATCAATAATTTGCAGAGATGACTGAAAGAACCATTGTGGATCACTGAATTTTATGAGTAAGCAAATAAGCAAATAGTTAATCACAACATTTTATTTGATAACTGTAGTTTAGTTGTGACTACATTGGTTCGTATTAGCAAATGTTCTGTAGTATATTTTGTAAAGCTTAGTACATTGTAGTGATGACCCAGCATCTCACTGCAGCACTGCCCTGTTACATTTCAGAAAATTGGGGAGAGGCCATTGATTTTTTGTATGCAAATTATGGGATCAGATGTATTAATAAAGCACTAGTTGTCGAGATTCTatttcagtatttatttttatattcacTTACATCTGTATTTGCAAAAAAACCATGAACTCACCGGATTCTAACATCTAACCCTGATGTACTTCCATGAATATATTTAATTTTGCCTATTTTAAGATGATGATAAAATAAAAGAGCAATTCAAATAAAGAagcaatataactttttttttaggaGGGTGAAGGAAAATTATGTCAGtagctttccttttcctttagcaTATCACATGCACACAACAGTACTAATGGCTCTTCTAGGCACTAGTTGACTCTATTTGAGAGTGACCTGGAAGAATGAAGCCAGAAAGACCTAGCTGCAAATCATACTTCACAAAGAATTTTGAACTGAAAATGTATTGACCCACTGTGTGTCTCCTGAGTGCTAGTGCTGGTCCAAGTGGGTTGTTTTACAGTAGACCTGGGTCTGAATCAAAACCTTGGGTCTGAAAAACCTTAAACTCTTGAACAGGACTCATGTTCCAAGAACGGAGGGAgcagctctgtttttttttttacagaattaGCACTTGCAGAAGTATCCTTTCATCAATGGGAAGAATCAGTTCTTGAGTTAGAGAGTTGTTGAGAAGAGCTGATAGCCAGGTTCTATAATCCTGAGCAACTGGATAAAACCTTTATTTTCAGCTGTTGAAGAAGGCTGCATATGAGATGCAATCAACAAAGCCAGACTAGATTTCACAGACTAGAAAATCCTGTTTCTGGGACCTTTTAAAGAACAGCATACTCAACTATAGTTTGGTGGAAGAACATAATGCCTGCAATTGATTGCAAATTTAAAAACaatgatttttaatatttatccTTGATATGGTGTCTTTTTAGATTTCATGTGCTCTGTCATAACTCTTGTGGTATAGCCTGTTTCAGATAGAGAACTGTGGAAATCAGTGTTTTCCACTTGATTTTATCCTGATTTTTCTCACAAAGTAAACAACTTCCAGGCCAGACTTTGGGTTCTCTGAGTCATTCTTCCAAACAAGATCTTCTGATCCTTGATACCAGTTTACCTGCTCATCCAACAAACATCTTTGTGCTTCCTTACATACTATATTTTATGCATAGAACACTCTCCTTGAACTGATCTATAAGGTCATGTTCAATCAAGCCCTTTTGTCAATTTTAGAAGGGTTGTACATTGGGGCTAATAGATCAGAAAAGAATCAGATAAGGTGGCTTGAGAGTATGGGGTTAGAAGTCAGGAGGTCCTGAGTTCTAATAATCTCTACGATGTATTTATACTGGCCTGGGACAAGTCACTCCATCTTTCCATATTTTTCCAGATTTGTAAAAAGGGATAATATTTATCCACCTACCTGACGGATGTTGAGGGTTTATTAGTTAATATCCATACAGTGCTTTGGATGTGGGAAACACCATATAAATGCCAAGCATTACTAATGAGTCAAGCAAATTAAAAGTTTTGGGGAGATTATTTCTAGTGAATTTTGATTAGTGCTTAAAATAGGAAAGAGGAATAGGCATCTTACTTCTGGCCAGTTGAAAGAAGATGAGGGGGGAAATGGAGCATACTCCTAATTTTTAGTTTAAATTTTGAATTTAGTGACTATTTTAATGAATATCCAAATTGTACTAGCCTAGAAAGTCTATGCCTTTTTGTGCATAGATTTGGGGTAGATGAAAGTCTGATTGCAAGTTATGCAAAAATGACATAGAAAGAATAGTGTTTTGTTATCTTTTTCTACCTATTGCAATAATTGCAAAGCGAAACTGTAAAGTTTTGAGTGAGAAAGGATTAATGggaatttttgaatttgtcagtTTATTCTATGCTCTTCCCCAATGCAGTGAATGAGTAGTAAACCTGGAAGAAGGTGATTTATTCAGACCGCTCCAAAATATCTGTTTAATCTTTCTAACTCAAGTATTGTAGTACAATTTATATAATTCATTTGCTGTAGAAGccctttaaaaataagaataataGAAACATGACGATAAAGAAAAATGTTGGTATTGTGATGCACAATAGGCGATATATATAAAACTTCATTTAAATGTATATGAACTCAAAAGCCCCATAATACATGCAATAATTATAATAAAGAAAATTGTTCTATACAaagagcttgatccaaagcccacggaagtcaatggaaaggttccCTTATGTTCACTTGGGTTTATATTATACCCAAAATCCATTAATGTGCTTCAACTTTTTACTGTATAGCTCATTTTACTGTTTTTGAATTTAAGTTTTCATCCATGATGATAGGTTCTCTCATAAAATTAGTTCCCTCTTTGTCCCAAGGATTATTAGTTCTTATCCTCAAAGAAGCAGCATGTACATCAGTATAAAAGATGTTGACAGTGAAGTACTGAAGTAgataaattaaatttttaaaaggaagcTTTAATTAATGTCAGTCCTTAGTGATGAAAAAAATCCATATGAATGGTTGGCATGATGCCACAGTGCACTGGTAACTGCCATTACCAGACAATTTCTATCTTTGAAAAGTAGGTACAGTGTTTTCATGCTGGAAAGCCTGGAAGCTCTCTTTCGTCTTCATGATGAAAAGCTCTCCACAGGGCACTTTCCCTAGATCTGCATAAAATGACATGCACACACCCGAGGTTGGGTGCCAAAGCTTTGTAAAACATAGTGAACATGGGAAAAGGGTTCTAAAATAAAACGGTACAGCAGCAATAAGTAATAACAAAAATTGCTACCCTGTAAAATTCATTCTAAATTCATCTTCTGTTATACAAACTCCTAGCTATTTCCTATTTGTTTCTAGGGGTAAATGTGACATATTTAGAGTGTGCATTTCCGACTAATAAACAGAAgtgctccaaggagaaactgtTTCTTCAAAAACCTTTGTGCCAGGCAATCACACGTTATATTTTGTATAACAATTCTTTTGAAAAACATCTACTGATGTGTAACCTTACAAGAAGGAAGCACTTTTCAAAATTGGAGTTGTCAGCAGTGGCTTTATTAGTATTAGTGCtttgacttaggcctggtctacactaggcgtttatgtccaagttagcgccgttacatcgaattaaccctgcacccatccacgctgtgatgctatttagttcgacatagaggtctctttaattcgacttctgtactcctccccgacgaggggagtagcgctaaattcaacatggccatgtcgaattaggctaggtgtggatggaaatcgacgctaatagctccgggagctatcccacagtgcaccactctgttgacgctctggacagcagtacgagctcggatgctctgaccagccacacaggaaaagccccgggaaaatttgaatttgaattccttttcctgtctggccagtttgaatctcatttcctgtctggacatcgtggcgatcacagcagcactggcaacgatgcagagctctccagcagtgatggccgtgcagtctgtgaatagaaagagggccccagcatggactgatcgggaagtcttggatctcatcgctgtgtggggcgatgagtccgtgctttctgagctgcgctccaagaaacggaatgcaaagatctatgagaagatctctaaagacatgtcagagagaggatacagccgggatgcaacgcagtgccgcgtgaaaatcaaggagctgagacaaggctaccagaagaccaaagaggcaaacggacgctccggatcccatccccagacatcccgtttctacgaggcactgcattccatcctcggtgcggccgccaccactaccccaccagtgaccgtggactctgaggatgggatagtgtccactgccggttcctcggacatgttaggggacggggaagatgaggaaggagatgaggagggcgaggcagtcggcagcgctcacaacgctgatttccccgacagccaggatctcttaatcacccttacagagatcccctaccaagcgtccccagccgttaccccggacacagaatctggggaaggatcagccagtaagtgttgtaaacatctaaacatttatttttaacagaacaggaatattaacaattaaaagaatgggttgttcatgattactttgccctaggcgcttaacggttcagtcatgggcagtgcaagttttgaaaaaaaatctagcaatgtccggttttccgtgattgtcctgcccaagccgctctactgtttagtccctgctactgcagctacagtaaaatgcggtctatatgtccggggatagagcagtaatcctcctgggacatctcgatgaagctctcctggaggtaattggaaagccgttgcatgaggttcctggggagagcggccttattgtgtcctccgaagtatgacacgttgccgcgccacgagactatcaagtactcgggaatcattgctctgcacagcagggcggcatacgaccctggtctttggaggctttcccggagcattctctctctctcactctcagagatcctcatcagggtgatgtcgcccatggtgacctgctttgaattaggtaggggaatgttagtgttgggactgcttgcccgttcctttacagaactgtaaccgctggtttgcagccacgcggtggaggcgggagaggggcagccgaaagggatcgttcccggggacagccgcgagggggtgggacaggggcagagttcccaattgccggattgctggcagcagggactgacattgctttaaatgtgaaatgaggccagtggtaatataaaagttttaaactgccacaagtctacggcttaccatgtctgcctgcaacagaaattccgttgtgctgccccgcttctcaaatgtgctgtgcaagaccccaggcactgaatgcgaaggccgagaattcgaccttgtgctgagtgcgcatgtgataggtgctgtgcatggtcttgttcacaaagaaagactatgttctttgttcacaactacatttatctttctgaggaattcactccctttttcccatttccacagccccatctgcgactgtctcacaacctagcctggcatcacactcccagagg from Chrysemys picta bellii isolate R12L10 chromosome 6, ASM1138683v2, whole genome shotgun sequence harbors:
- the XRCC4 gene encoding DNA repair protein XRCC4 isoform X9, translated to MQSSPAVMAVQSVNRKRAPAWTDREVLDLIAVWGDESVLSELRSKKRNAKIYEKISKDMSERGYSRDATQCRVKIKELRQGYQKTKEANGRSGSHPQTSRFYEALHSILGAAATTTPPVTVDSEDGIVSTAGSSDMLGDGEDEEGDEEGEAVGSAHNADFPDSQDLLITLTEIPYQASPAVTPDTESGEGSATPSATVSQPSLASHSQRLAQIRRRKKRTREDMFSELMACSRAQAAQQTQWRENLTQMHQANMDREERWRQEDQQATQTLLGLLREQTDTLRRLVDVLQERRQEDRAPLQSISNSPPPATKSHTHLTQSAKKERLQSPC